A window of the Pseudomonas gozinkensis genome harbors these coding sequences:
- a CDS encoding 2-dehydro-3-deoxy-6-phosphogalactonate aldolase has translation MLKQALAQNGLIAILRGLHPQEAASVGDVLYAAGFRVIEVPLNSPAPYESIRILRKTLPADCLIGAGTVLTPEQVESVKEAGGQVIVMPHSDAKVLRAAKAAGLYLSPGVATPTEAFAALEEGADILKLFPAEQMGPAVVKAWLAVLPVGTILAPVGGITPDNMQAFIDAGVKGFGLGSGLFKPGMTTEQVAANAKAYVAAWKALH, from the coding sequence ATGCTCAAGCAAGCACTGGCGCAAAACGGTCTGATCGCGATCCTGCGCGGCCTGCATCCGCAGGAAGCTGCATCTGTCGGAGACGTCCTGTATGCGGCCGGATTTCGCGTCATCGAAGTACCGCTCAATTCCCCTGCACCGTACGAAAGTATTCGCATCCTGCGTAAGACCCTGCCCGCCGATTGCCTGATCGGTGCCGGCACGGTGCTGACCCCGGAACAGGTCGAATCGGTGAAGGAGGCCGGCGGCCAGGTGATCGTCATGCCCCACAGCGATGCCAAGGTGTTGCGGGCGGCGAAAGCGGCGGGGCTGTATCTGTCGCCGGGCGTTGCCACCCCGACCGAAGCCTTTGCGGCACTGGAGGAGGGCGCGGACATTCTCAAGCTGTTCCCGGCCGAGCAGATGGGCCCTGCGGTGGTGAAAGCCTGGCTGGCGGTGTTGCCGGTCGGGACGATTCTGGCGCCGGTCGGCGGCATCACGCCGGACAACATGCAGGCGTTCATCGACGCTGGCGTCAAAGGCTTCGGCCTCGGTTCCGGGCTGTTCAAACCGGGCATGACGACTGAGCAAGTGGCAGCCAATGCCAAGGCCTACGTGGCGGCCTGGAAAGCCCTTCACTAA